The Candidatus Hydrogenedentota bacterium genome includes a window with the following:
- a CDS encoding arylsulfatase, producing the protein MNNVDGVVSLNSVSPAPKASTPSTPSTPSTLSTLSTTSTTSTTSTTSTPKPSHPEQRPVKHFTLLFALLLAAFGAQAAPRPNIVLIMADDMGYSDLGCYGGEIQTPNLDRLAGEGLRFTQFYNAARCCPTRASLLTGLYPHQAGMGGMVNSKTGPGPYQGYLNDQCVTIAEVLKTAGYNTLMSGKWHVGEERPHWPVDRGFDKYYGLISGAMNYFDIAKTKTEGVVRGFAIDGEPHQPPNKYWYLTDAISDHAVKYVQEFGLQENPFFLYVAYTAPHWPLHALEEDIQRYLGRYRQGWDAVREARFKRMAEMGLIDPAWALPPRDAETADWDEVDQEDMDRRMAVYAAQVDRMDQGIGRILDAIDATGNAENTLVLFLADNGACHEGGPTGFDNRNNGLPAGGVDSYMSYGRSWASASNTPFRMYKHWNHEGGIATPLIAHWPAGIAARGTLNHEPGHIIDIMVTCVELAGAAYPQTRNEKPITPLEGKSLLPLLEGRARDPHQALFWAHSGNRAVRQGDWKLVAPKDGGPWELYNLREDRTETRDRSTDLPEKAEELRALYEAWAERCGV; encoded by the coding sequence ATGAACAACGTGGATGGAGTCGTCTCGCTCAACAGCGTCTCTCCGGCCCCAAAGGCGTCCACCCCGTCCACTCCGTCCACCCCGTCCACTCTGTCCACTCTGTCCACCACGTCCACCACGTCCACCACGTCCACCACGTCCACTCCAAAACCTTCTCACCCGGAGCAACGCCCCGTGAAGCACTTCACCCTCCTCTTCGCCCTTCTCCTGGCCGCATTCGGCGCCCAGGCCGCGCCTCGCCCCAACATTGTCCTGATCATGGCCGACGACATGGGCTACTCCGACCTCGGCTGCTACGGCGGCGAAATTCAGACCCCCAATCTCGACCGGCTGGCGGGGGAGGGGTTGCGCTTCACCCAGTTCTACAACGCGGCGCGCTGCTGTCCCACGCGCGCCTCGCTCCTGACCGGCCTCTACCCGCATCAGGCGGGCATGGGCGGCATGGTCAACAGCAAGACCGGGCCCGGCCCCTACCAGGGCTACCTCAACGACCAGTGCGTCACTATCGCCGAAGTCCTGAAGACGGCGGGCTACAACACGCTCATGTCCGGCAAGTGGCACGTGGGGGAGGAGCGCCCGCACTGGCCTGTGGATCGCGGGTTCGACAAGTACTATGGGCTGATCAGCGGCGCCATGAACTACTTCGACATCGCCAAGACGAAGACGGAGGGCGTGGTGCGCGGATTCGCTATTGATGGCGAGCCCCACCAGCCGCCCAACAAATACTGGTACCTCACCGACGCCATATCCGATCACGCCGTGAAGTACGTGCAGGAATTCGGCCTCCAGGAAAATCCCTTCTTCCTCTACGTCGCCTACACCGCCCCGCATTGGCCCCTGCACGCGCTGGAGGAGGACATCCAGCGCTACCTCGGGCGCTACCGGCAAGGTTGGGACGCCGTCCGCGAAGCGCGCTTCAAGCGCATGGCCGAGATGGGCCTCATCGATCCAGCCTGGGCCCTGCCGCCGCGCGATGCGGAAACCGCGGACTGGGATGAGGTCGACCAGGAGGACATGGATCGACGGATGGCCGTTTACGCCGCGCAGGTCGACCGCATGGACCAGGGCATCGGGCGCATTCTCGACGCAATCGACGCCACCGGAAACGCCGAAAACACGCTCGTGCTCTTCCTGGCGGACAACGGCGCCTGCCACGAGGGCGGGCCAACCGGCTTTGACAACCGCAACAACGGCCTGCCCGCCGGCGGCGTGGACAGCTACATGAGCTACGGGCGCTCCTGGGCCAGCGCAAGCAACACGCCCTTCCGCATGTACAAGCACTGGAACCACGAAGGCGGCATCGCGACGCCCCTGATCGCCCACTGGCCGGCGGGTATCGCCGCGCGCGGAACCCTCAACCACGAGCCGGGGCACATCATCGACATTATGGTCACCTGCGTCGAACTTGCGGGCGCCGCGTATCCGCAAACCCGCAACGAAAAGCCGATCACGCCCCTCGAAGGGAAAAGCCTGCTACCCCTGCTTGAAGGCCGCGCGCGGGATCCGCACCAGGCGCTCTTCTGGGCGCACTCCGGCAACCGCGCCGTGCGCCAGGGCGACTGGAAACTGGTCGCCCCGAAAGACGGTGGCCCCTGGGAACTCTACAACCTGCGCGAGGACCGCACGGAAACCCGCGATCGCAGCACGGACCTTCCGGAGAAGGCGGAGGAACTGCGCGCCCTGTATGAAGCCTGGGCGGAGCGCTGCGGGGTGTGA
- a CDS encoding sulfatase, translating to MRACFVSFFGVCLLALAVLSPEAAAADRPNILLSISDDQSFYHTSKAGYTAVKTPAFDRIANEGVYFTHAITASPGCSPSRAALLTGRYCWQLEHAGTHASGFPARYVAYTDLLEGAGYAVGFTGKGWGPGNWQLSGRPRNPAGAEFSSITMDAPEGIKNVDYASNFEAFLKTRDPDQPFCFWYGASEPHRVFKKGIGLEQGKRLEDAAVPAFLPETPEIRSDLLDYCAEIEWFDQHLARMLDLLEAAGELDNTIVIVTSDNGMAFPRAKANCYEAGIRMPLAIRWGAMIPGGRTVDDLVSLTDLAPTILEATGVAHPSVDALAPPMVGKSLLALLAGEQTEPMHSAVYSARERHSSSRYKSLGYPQRALRTKDYLYIRNFHPERWPAGAPQKYGDDSYSDETTTLGPMHGGYHDIDACPALDFLIEKAEDPDLGKYLAWSVDKRPAEELFDVANDPDCINNLAADPAYAPVRANLAAKMDEYLTETGDPRLVGDGEIFESYPRYSRHRLFPKPDGAE from the coding sequence ATGCGCGCCTGTTTTGTTTCATTTTTCGGGGTATGCCTGCTGGCCCTGGCCGTGTTGTCGCCGGAAGCGGCCGCCGCCGATCGCCCCAATATCCTCCTCTCCATCTCCGACGACCAGTCCTTTTACCACACGTCGAAAGCCGGTTACACCGCCGTGAAAACGCCCGCCTTCGACCGCATTGCGAATGAGGGCGTCTATTTCACCCACGCCATCACCGCCTCGCCGGGATGCAGCCCCTCGCGCGCGGCGCTGCTGACGGGCCGCTACTGCTGGCAATTGGAGCACGCCGGCACGCACGCCAGCGGATTTCCCGCGCGGTATGTGGCGTATACGGACCTGCTGGAAGGCGCCGGATACGCCGTGGGCTTCACCGGGAAGGGCTGGGGGCCGGGCAACTGGCAGCTGTCCGGCCGCCCGCGAAATCCCGCCGGCGCCGAATTCTCCAGCATCACCATGGACGCGCCGGAGGGCATCAAGAACGTCGACTACGCGTCGAATTTCGAGGCGTTTCTTAAGACACGCGACCCCGATCAGCCATTCTGCTTCTGGTACGGCGCCTCCGAGCCGCACCGGGTCTTCAAGAAGGGGATCGGCCTGGAGCAGGGCAAACGCCTGGAGGATGCCGCCGTGCCGGCCTTCCTGCCCGAAACCCCGGAAATCCGCAGCGATCTGCTCGACTACTGTGCCGAAATCGAGTGGTTCGACCAGCATCTCGCCCGTATGCTCGACCTCCTGGAAGCCGCCGGCGAACTCGACAACACCATCGTCATCGTGACCTCGGACAACGGCATGGCCTTTCCCCGCGCCAAGGCGAACTGCTACGAAGCGGGCATCCGCATGCCGCTCGCCATCCGCTGGGGCGCAATGATCCCCGGCGGGCGCACCGTCGACGATCTTGTCAGCCTGACCGACCTGGCGCCCACGATCCTGGAGGCCACAGGCGTTGCGCATCCGAGCGTGGACGCGCTGGCGCCGCCGATGGTGGGGAAGAGTCTCTTGGCGCTGCTCGCGGGCGAACAAACCGAGCCGATGCACAGCGCGGTGTACAGCGCGCGCGAGCGCCACTCTTCCTCGCGCTACAAGAGCCTCGGTTACCCGCAACGCGCCCTGCGCACGAAGGACTACCTCTATATTCGCAATTTCCACCCGGAACGCTGGCCCGCCGGCGCGCCGCAAAAGTATGGCGACGATTCCTATTCCGACGAGACAACCACACTGGGGCCGATGCACGGCGGCTACCACGACATCGATGCCTGTCCGGCGCTCGATTTTCTGATTGAAAAGGCGGAAGACCCCGATCTGGGCAAGTACTTGGCCTGGTCGGTCGACAAACGCCCCGCCGAGGAGCTGTTTGATGTCGCCAACGACCCGGACTGCATAAACAACCTGGCCGCCGATCCGGCATACGCGCCGGTTCGGGCCAACCTGGCCGCGAAAATGGACGAATACCTCACCGAAACCGGCGATCCCCGCCTGGTCGGCGATGGCGAGATCTTCGAGTCCTACCCACGCTACAGCCGGCACCGTTTATTCCCAAAACCCGACGGGGCCGAGTGA
- a CDS encoding arylsulfatase, with protein sequence MNRFRIALIALLLGLSHFAFAAPHPNIVLIMADDMGYSDLGSYGGEIETPNIDQLAAEGARFREFYNASICGPTRAALLTGLYNHQTGVHTWNGVRNNRCVNIGEALRRAGYRTMMVGKWTDTESPVHKGFDRAYGHLAQKGPGNYFKLVNTAQHFLDGEPYTLPEDYFKTDANTDHAVEFLREAAPMDQPFFLYVAYSAPHWPLHAREADIAKYRQRYRDLGWDACREQRLARQKEQGLFGETPPAPRDPAVAPWADAPHKDWEAERMAVYAAQIDCMDRNIGRILDTVREIGREDNTVVMFLSDNGATQRNPGATGVNPDGSFYLDKPGKIWRADGTLTKPLAPGVMPGPADTFGGYGAEWAHVSNAPLRDYKATNYEGGILTPFIVKWPGAIANPGAILDPVGHVIDVMPTCLELAGAAYPESYPGRDLLPLEGQSLVPALRGEPWKRSAPLFWEYGGHRAARDGDWKIVAKTGAPWELYNLRQDRAEQHDRAAEDPERVRDLASRYADWAARCGATP encoded by the coding sequence GTGAATCGATTCCGGATCGCCCTGATTGCCCTGTTGCTGGGCCTGAGCCATTTCGCGTTTGCCGCCCCGCACCCCAACATCGTCCTCATCATGGCCGATGACATGGGCTATTCCGATCTCGGGAGCTATGGCGGCGAGATTGAGACTCCCAACATCGATCAGCTGGCGGCGGAGGGCGCGCGCTTTCGGGAGTTCTACAACGCCTCCATTTGCGGGCCGACCCGGGCCGCCCTCCTCACCGGCCTCTACAACCACCAGACCGGGGTACACACCTGGAACGGCGTCCGCAATAACCGCTGCGTCAATATCGGCGAGGCGCTGCGGCGCGCGGGGTACCGCACCATGATGGTGGGGAAGTGGACCGACACCGAATCGCCGGTGCACAAGGGGTTCGACCGCGCCTATGGCCACCTGGCGCAGAAGGGGCCGGGCAACTACTTCAAATTGGTGAACACGGCGCAACACTTCCTCGATGGCGAGCCGTACACCCTTCCCGAGGACTACTTCAAGACCGACGCCAACACGGATCACGCCGTGGAATTCCTGCGCGAAGCGGCCCCGATGGATCAGCCCTTCTTCCTGTATGTGGCCTATAGCGCGCCGCACTGGCCCCTCCACGCGCGCGAGGCGGACATCGCGAAATATCGGCAGCGCTACCGCGACCTCGGTTGGGACGCCTGCCGGGAACAGCGACTCGCCCGCCAGAAGGAACAGGGCCTCTTCGGCGAAACGCCGCCCGCGCCGCGCGATCCGGCCGTGGCCCCCTGGGCGGACGCGCCCCACAAGGACTGGGAGGCGGAGCGCATGGCGGTCTACGCCGCGCAGATCGACTGTATGGACCGCAACATCGGGCGGATCCTCGATACCGTCCGGGAGATCGGGCGCGAGGACAACACCGTGGTGATGTTCCTGTCCGATAACGGCGCCACCCAGCGCAATCCCGGCGCGACCGGGGTCAACCCCGATGGTTCGTTCTACCTGGACAAGCCCGGGAAGATCTGGCGCGCCGACGGTACCCTCACCAAACCGCTTGCTCCGGGCGTGATGCCCGGACCCGCGGATACTTTCGGGGGCTACGGCGCGGAATGGGCCCACGTCAGCAACGCGCCGCTACGCGACTACAAGGCCACCAACTACGAGGGGGGCATCCTCACGCCCTTCATCGTGAAATGGCCCGGCGCTATCGCGAATCCCGGCGCGATCCTCGATCCGGTCGGCCATGTGATCGACGTGATGCCCACCTGCCTCGAACTGGCCGGCGCCGCCTACCCGGAGTCCTACCCCGGGCGCGACCTGCTCCCCCTGGAGGGCCAGAGCCTCGTCCCCGCCCTGCGCGGCGAGCCCTGGAAGCGGAGCGCACCCCTGTTCTGGGAGTACGGCGGCCACCGCGCCGCGCGCGACGGCGACTGGAAGATCGTCGCAAAAACCGGCGCCCCCTGGGAGCTCTACAACCTCCGCCAGGACCGCGCCGAACAGCACGACCGCGCGGCGGAGGATCCCGAGCGGGTGCGGGACCTGGCCAGCCGTTACGCGGACTGGGCCGCGCGCTGCGGCGCAACGCCCTGA
- a CDS encoding class I SAM-dependent methyltransferase, producing the protein MRSVLFIATIALALLATAQDTRSPGDEHGHLRIPAQVMSYLGADWLERDDREAIEQPDRVIAAMRLQPGDKVADIGSGSGYFTRRLARAVLPGGTAYGVDIQPEMNAILAENCRKEGVTNVEIILGDPDDPKLPEGAIDWILLVDAYHEFQEPVAMLEKMRAALKPGGRVALVEYRLLGESAAHIKRDHRMSVEQVLREWEPAGFRLLKRHEFLPTQHLFIFEKTSD; encoded by the coding sequence ATGAGAAGCGTCCTCTTCATTGCCACCATTGCCTTGGCCCTCCTCGCCACCGCCCAGGATACCCGTAGCCCCGGCGATGAACACGGGCACCTTCGCATACCCGCGCAGGTCATGAGCTACCTCGGCGCCGACTGGCTCGAACGCGACGATCGCGAAGCCATCGAGCAGCCCGATCGCGTTATCGCCGCCATGCGCCTCCAGCCGGGCGATAAAGTGGCCGACATCGGGTCCGGTTCCGGCTATTTCACCCGCCGTCTCGCGCGCGCCGTCCTTCCTGGGGGCACGGCCTACGGGGTCGACATCCAGCCGGAAATGAACGCGATCCTCGCGGAGAATTGCCGGAAGGAAGGCGTCACCAATGTCGAGATCATTCTCGGCGACCCCGACGATCCGAAACTGCCGGAGGGCGCCATCGACTGGATTCTCCTCGTGGACGCCTACCACGAATTCCAGGAGCCCGTCGCCATGCTGGAGAAAATGCGCGCCGCCCTGAAGCCCGGCGGGCGCGTTGCGCTGGTGGAGTACCGGCTCCTCGGCGAATCCGCCGCCCACATCAAGCGCGACCACCGCATGTCGGTGGAACAGGTCCTCCGGGAGTGGGAGCCCGCCGGGTTCCGGCTCCTCAAGCGCCACGAATTCCTGCCCACGCAACACCTGTTCATCTTTGAAAAGACGTCGGACTAA
- a CDS encoding type II toxin-antitoxin system RelE/ParE family toxin, with protein sequence MSYEFHTAAELEYLEAIAFYEFRRPGIGLAFLDEFEGAMEIVTRSPDLYPIEIEPDIRRVAMKRFPFSIIYRRTASRLQVLAVAHQSRRPSYWLDRL encoded by the coding sequence ATGAGTTATGAGTTCCATACCGCTGCGGAGCTTGAGTATTTGGAAGCCATCGCCTTCTACGAGTTTCGGAGACCCGGTATCGGTTTGGCCTTTCTGGACGAGTTTGAAGGCGCAATGGAGATCGTGACCCGTTCACCTGATTTGTATCCGATAGAGATAGAACCTGATATACGGCGGGTGGCGATGAAAAGGTTTCCTTTCTCGATAATCTACCGACGAACAGCTTCCCGCCTCCAAGTTCTTGCTGTCGCGCATCAAAGCCGCCGTCCAAGCTACTGGCTGGATCGATTGTAG
- a CDS encoding addiction module protein, which translates to MNAKQIEVEALHLTPDERAALAQKLLLSLDSPAPGEVLGDWLAEARRRAQELDDGTVQAVPAEEVRRKARSLLR; encoded by the coding sequence ATGAACGCAAAGCAAATTGAAGTCGAAGCACTCCATCTGACGCCTGATGAGCGTGCGGCGTTGGCCCAGAAACTGCTGCTCAGTCTTGATTCTCCGGCTCCCGGCGAAGTGTTGGGTGATTGGCTGGCCGAAGCGCGCCGTCGCGCTCAAGAACTCGATGACGGGACCGTTCAAGCCGTACCGGCGGAGGAAGTCAGGCGCAAGGCGCGGTCCCTTTTGCGATGA
- a CDS encoding FeoB-associated Cys-rich membrane protein: MALQTLVVAAFVLYAVAYLGRYVYRMMKGKNMGCGCGAGGECPKSRTADSKRQRATD, encoded by the coding sequence ATGGCCCTCCAGACTCTCGTCGTCGCCGCGTTCGTCCTCTACGCCGTCGCGTACCTCGGCCGCTACGTGTATCGCATGATGAAGGGCAAAAACATGGGCTGCGGCTGCGGCGCCGGCGGCGAATGCCCGAAATCGCGGACGGCGGATTCGAAGAGGCAGCGCGCGACCGACTAG
- the feoB gene encoding ferrous iron transport protein B, with product MPTTLALVGNPNVGKTAVFNALTGLSQTTGNYAGVTVSRTHGTIHLGEIKVELADLPGAYSLAARSPDEIIVADVLLGQRKDENPIDGIVIVLDASNLERNLYFLSQIVELNKPFIVALNMMDIAKRRGFEINFDAFSKAIGAPVVPICAHKRQGIDELRKAILALYQGDLKAPCDLCVVPESQVRAVEALSAVLQEQKGRLGRAVPAPEVSRILIDQGGYAEKRLLRQLGSGFRATLEEYRQAALCNGSNSLAAQEARARYTWVKGILAASLTRPATRRRSRSEHIDNFLTHRFFGSAIFLGIMLVVFQSIYSWAGPVMDLVDGAFGALGEWAGGFLPEGMLQSLLMDGIIAGVGSVLIFLPQILLLSLFIAVLEDCGYMARAAFLMDKLLGWCGLSGQSFIPMLSSFACAIPGIMATRTIHDRRDRFTTILVAPLMSCSARLPVYVIMIGAFFPDTPILGGLFTLPALVLFLMYGVGVGVAVPMAWLFKKTIFKGEKPPFILEMPSYKAPQPGTVAKKVYREGKEFIVRAGTLIFAVTILVWALAYFPRSASIAEDFDARRAEVRASGLSGEALDEQLAHLGNLEAGAYLQNSILGRAGHWVEPIFLPLGWDWRIATATIASFPAREIIVATLGTLFNLGADEDEESAGLVATLRGATWPDGRPLFNIAVALSIMVFFALCAQCAATLATIKRETGQWRWPALTFVYMTAIAYVGAFVTYQLATLAGLGG from the coding sequence ATGCCCACCACATTGGCCCTGGTCGGCAACCCGAACGTGGGGAAGACCGCCGTTTTCAACGCGCTCACCGGCCTTTCTCAAACGACCGGCAACTACGCCGGCGTCACCGTCAGCCGAACCCACGGCACGATTCATCTCGGCGAGATCAAGGTCGAACTGGCCGATCTCCCCGGCGCCTACAGCCTCGCCGCGCGCTCGCCCGACGAAATCATCGTCGCCGACGTGCTTCTCGGCCAGCGGAAAGATGAAAACCCCATCGACGGGATCGTCATAGTGCTGGACGCCTCGAACCTCGAGCGCAACCTCTATTTCCTCTCCCAGATCGTCGAGTTGAACAAGCCCTTCATCGTCGCCCTCAACATGATGGACATCGCCAAACGGCGGGGCTTCGAAATTAACTTTGACGCCTTCTCCAAGGCGATCGGCGCGCCCGTCGTACCCATTTGCGCGCACAAGCGCCAGGGGATCGACGAATTGCGCAAGGCGATCCTCGCCCTGTATCAGGGCGACCTCAAGGCCCCCTGCGACCTCTGCGTCGTTCCCGAATCCCAGGTGCGGGCCGTCGAGGCGCTTTCCGCCGTGTTGCAGGAGCAGAAGGGCCGCCTCGGCCGCGCGGTCCCCGCGCCGGAAGTCAGCCGCATCCTGATCGATCAGGGCGGCTACGCCGAGAAACGCCTGCTCCGCCAGCTCGGGAGCGGTTTCCGCGCAACGCTCGAAGAATACCGCCAGGCCGCGTTGTGCAACGGGAGCAACAGCCTGGCCGCCCAGGAGGCCCGGGCCCGGTACACCTGGGTCAAAGGCATCCTCGCCGCCTCGCTCACCCGGCCCGCCACGCGCCGCCGCAGCCGCTCCGAGCACATCGATAACTTCCTCACCCACCGCTTTTTCGGGTCGGCCATCTTCCTGGGCATCATGCTCGTCGTCTTCCAGTCGATCTACTCCTGGGCGGGCCCCGTCATGGATCTGGTCGACGGCGCATTCGGCGCGCTCGGCGAATGGGCCGGCGGCTTCCTGCCCGAAGGGATGCTCCAGAGCCTGTTAATGGACGGGATCATCGCGGGCGTCGGCAGCGTGCTCATCTTCCTTCCACAGATCCTCCTGTTAAGCCTGTTTATCGCGGTGCTCGAAGACTGCGGCTACATGGCCCGCGCCGCCTTCCTCATGGACAAGCTCCTCGGCTGGTGCGGCCTCAGCGGCCAGTCCTTCATCCCGATGCTATCGAGTTTCGCCTGCGCGATCCCCGGCATCATGGCCACCCGCACCATCCACGATCGCCGCGATCGCTTCACCACGATCCTCGTCGCCCCGCTCATGAGTTGCTCGGCCCGCCTCCCGGTCTACGTCATCATGATCGGCGCGTTTTTCCCCGACACCCCCATTCTCGGCGGCCTCTTTACCCTGCCCGCGCTTGTCCTTTTTCTGATGTACGGCGTCGGCGTCGGCGTGGCAGTGCCCATGGCGTGGCTCTTCAAGAAAACCATCTTCAAGGGCGAAAAGCCCCCGTTCATCCTCGAAATGCCGTCGTACAAGGCGCCCCAGCCCGGCACGGTCGCCAAGAAGGTCTACCGCGAAGGCAAGGAATTTATCGTCCGCGCGGGCACACTGATCTTCGCGGTCACCATCCTGGTTTGGGCCCTGGCCTACTTCCCGCGCTCCGCATCGATCGCCGAGGACTTTGACGCCCGGCGCGCCGAAGTCCGGGCCTCCGGGCTCAGCGGGGAGGCGCTGGACGAGCAGCTCGCCCACCTCGGCAATCTGGAAGCCGGCGCCTACCTGCAAAACAGCATCCTCGGGCGCGCCGGGCACTGGGTCGAACCCATTTTCCTGCCGCTCGGCTGGGACTGGCGCATCGCCACCGCCACCATCGCGAGCTTCCCCGCGCGCGAGATCATCGTGGCCACCCTCGGCACCCTGTTCAACCTCGGCGCGGACGAAGATGAAGAGTCCGCCGGACTTGTGGCCACCCTGCGCGGCGCCACGTGGCCCGACGGCCGCCCGCTGTTCAATATCGCCGTCGCGCTGTCCATCATGGTCTTTTTCGCCCTCTGCGCCCAGTGCGCCGCCACCCTCGCCACCATCAAGCGCGAGACCGGGCAATGGCGCTGGCCCGCGCTTACGTTCGTCTACATGACGGCCATAGCCTATGTGGGCGCTTTCGTGACCTACCAACTGGCCACCTTGGCCGGCCTCGGAGGGTAG
- a CDS encoding ferrous iron transport protein A codes for MQTLDQLKPKESGVVAGLRGLGDTQQRLLEMGVSDGAEVEVLRYAPLGDPMEIFVRGFHLTLRKSEAALVQLESK; via the coding sequence ATGCAGACACTTGATCAGTTAAAGCCGAAAGAATCCGGCGTGGTGGCCGGCCTGCGGGGCCTGGGGGACACGCAGCAGCGCCTGCTTGAGATGGGCGTCTCCGACGGCGCCGAGGTGGAAGTGCTCCGCTATGCGCCCCTGGGCGATCCGATGGAGATCTTTGTCCGGGGTTTTCACCTTACGCTTCGCAAGTCCGAGGCGGCGCTGGTACAACTCGAAAGTAAGTAA
- a CDS encoding metal-dependent transcriptional regulator: MNDASHWREFENNPLSHSMAHYLMAIDSLRTEYGYARATDVAETLEVSRGAASMALAQLKKRGWVGEDHNRFLLLTEEGERIANLVEHNYVILSKFFERVLRVEKDTALGDACKMEHLMSMETGQRLLWLMKYLLSEEELAVKVRERMQSYDGGCGPHGQSECPICGDSGECLVETGSVGSA; this comes from the coding sequence ATGAACGACGCTAGCCATTGGCGCGAATTCGAAAACAACCCGCTGTCCCACTCGATGGCGCACTACCTGATGGCGATCGACAGCCTGCGAACCGAGTATGGATACGCCCGCGCGACGGACGTTGCGGAGACCCTTGAGGTTTCCCGCGGGGCCGCAAGCATGGCCCTGGCGCAGCTGAAGAAGCGCGGGTGGGTCGGCGAAGATCACAACCGATTCCTGCTCCTCACCGAAGAGGGCGAGCGCATCGCCAATCTCGTGGAGCACAATTACGTCATTCTCTCGAAGTTTTTCGAGCGGGTGCTCCGCGTGGAAAAGGATACCGCGCTGGGTGACGCCTGTAAGATGGAACATCTCATGAGCATGGAGACGGGCCAGCGCCTGCTCTGGCTCATGAAGTATCTCTTGAGTGAAGAAGAGCTTGCCGTGAAGGTGCGCGAGCGCATGCAGTCCTACGACGGCGGCTGCGGCCCGCACGGCCAGTCCGAGTGCCCCATTTGCGGGGATTCCGGCGAGTGCCTGGTGGAAACGGGGTCGGTCGGTTCGGCCTGA
- the amrB gene encoding AmmeMemoRadiSam system protein B translates to MQTRRPAVAGRFYPGAPDVLHDTVQRYVGDADVAPQPDRVMAVIAPHAGYPYSGATAGHAFRRLLGMRPRRVVILGPSHYFRFPGLSIANRGQWETPLGAVPIDEAFADRLVGAFGTHRADAHDPEHALEVELPFLQHVLGPGFSIVPVLLGGGLEDSNEELAAFLARHLDPGDLVVASTDLSHFLSESEANVIDRESLGRVVAGDPEYLRRGFRDQACSMCGAAAVLTALRAANLARATDRHLWDYRTSGRASGDSSRVVGYGGLTLERPPVA, encoded by the coding sequence ATGCAAACACGCCGCCCCGCCGTCGCCGGGCGCTTCTATCCCGGCGCGCCCGACGTCCTTCACGACACGGTGCAGCGCTACGTCGGCGACGCGGACGTTGCCCCGCAACCGGACCGCGTGATGGCCGTGATCGCGCCCCACGCCGGCTATCCCTACTCCGGGGCGACCGCGGGCCACGCCTTCCGCCGCCTCCTCGGCATGCGCCCGCGCCGCGTTGTCATCCTCGGGCCTTCCCACTACTTCCGTTTCCCCGGCCTTTCGATTGCGAACCGCGGACAGTGGGAGACGCCGCTCGGCGCCGTTCCGATTGACGAGGCCTTCGCGGATCGCCTCGTCGGCGCCTTCGGCACGCATCGGGCCGACGCCCACGATCCCGAACATGCGCTCGAAGTGGAGTTGCCCTTCCTCCAGCATGTGCTCGGCCCCGGTTTCTCCATCGTGCCCGTCCTGCTCGGCGGGGGGCTGGAAGATTCCAACGAGGAACTCGCCGCGTTTCTCGCCCGGCATCTCGATCCAGGCGACTTGGTGGTCGCCTCCACCGATCTGTCTCACTTTCTCTCCGAATCCGAAGCCAATGTAATCGACCGGGAATCCCTGGGGCGTGTCGTTGCCGGCGATCCAGAATACCTGCGCCGGGGCTTCCGCGATCAGGCCTGCTCCATGTGTGGGGCCGCCGCCGTCCTCACGGCGCTCCGGGCCGCCAACCTGGCCCGGGCAACCGATCGGCATTTGTGGGATTACCGGACCAGCGGGCGGGCAAGCGGCGATTCCAGCCGGGTGGTGGGGTATGGGGGACTGACCCTCGAGCGCCCGCCGGTCGCGTGA